In Syntrophus gentianae, a single window of DNA contains:
- the glmM gene encoding phosphoglucosamine mutase, which yields MGKLFGTDGIRGEANRYPMNAEIAFALGQAVVYILKQERPHPKIMIGKDTRISGYMLESALESGITSMGGNPYLLGVLPTPGIAFIAQSMRADAGIVLSASHNPYQDNGIKIFSGSGFKLSDKEEEAIEALILSNTLHSLVPPVRDMGQAFRLQDVHGRYIVFLKNTFPRDLSIEGMKIVLDTANGATYRIAEEVFRELGADFQIIHNKPNGININENCGSQYTQDLKKKVLESGAAIGLAFDGDGDRLIAMDERGREITGDQILLVCAKMLKDQGKLKNDLLVSTVMSNLGLRVACRKYGFKHHASQVGDRYVLEDMQRLGGVIGGEDSGHMIFLDHHTTGDGIVTALQLLAAMVRSGKPLSELAGLMDIFPQKLINVNVKSKPDIGNLPQVMEAINRVEKELGDEGRVLVRYSGTQNMCRVMVEGPSDAVTGRYCQEIADIVKSVLD from the coding sequence ATGGGTAAGCTGTTTGGCACAGATGGTATACGAGGAGAAGCAAATCGATATCCGATGAACGCTGAAATCGCTTTCGCCTTAGGGCAGGCGGTTGTCTATATCCTGAAACAGGAACGCCCGCACCCGAAAATCATGATCGGGAAGGATACCCGCATTTCGGGTTACATGCTTGAGAGTGCCCTTGAGTCCGGGATCACCTCGATGGGCGGCAACCCCTATCTGCTCGGCGTTCTGCCGACACCGGGGATCGCTTTCATTGCCCAGAGCATGAGAGCCGATGCAGGGATTGTCCTTTCCGCTTCGCACAATCCCTATCAGGACAACGGCATAAAGATTTTTTCCGGCAGCGGCTTCAAACTCTCCGATAAGGAAGAGGAAGCGATTGAAGCTCTCATCCTGAGCAATACGCTTCACAGTCTCGTGCCGCCCGTCAGGGATATGGGGCAGGCCTTCCGCCTGCAGGATGTCCACGGCCGTTATATCGTGTTCCTGAAGAACACATTTCCCCGGGATTTATCCATCGAAGGGATGAAGATCGTTCTCGATACGGCCAATGGCGCCACATACAGAATCGCCGAGGAGGTATTCCGGGAACTGGGTGCAGATTTTCAGATTATCCACAATAAACCGAACGGGATCAACATCAATGAGAACTGCGGATCGCAGTATACCCAGGACCTGAAGAAAAAGGTCCTGGAAAGCGGCGCCGCGATCGGCCTTGCCTTTGATGGCGATGGCGACCGTCTGATCGCCATGGATGAACGGGGGCGGGAAATAACCGGTGATCAGATTCTTCTCGTCTGTGCAAAGATGCTCAAGGACCAGGGAAAATTGAAGAATGATCTCCTCGTGAGCACGGTTATGAGCAACCTCGGATTACGGGTGGCCTGCAGGAAATACGGGTTCAAGCACCATGCTTCCCAGGTTGGAGATCGTTATGTCCTGGAGGACATGCAGCGCCTGGGCGGCGTGATTGGCGGGGAGGATTCAGGGCATATGATCTTCCTCGATCACCACACCACCGGGGACGGGATTGTTACCGCACTGCAGCTGCTGGCAGCCATGGTCAGGAGCGGCAAACCCCTGTCGGAGCTTGCCGGGCTGATGGATATTTTCCCGCAGAAACTGATTAATGTAAACGTGAAGAGCAAGCCTGATATCGGAAACCTGCCTCAGGTTATGGAAGCCATTAACAGGGTTGAGAAGGAACTGGGGGATGAAGGCCGTGTCCTTGTTCGCTATTCAGGTACACAGAATATGTGCAGGGTTATGGTCGAGGGACCTTCAGACGCCGTGACGGGAAGATACTGCCAGGAGATTGCTGATATTGTGAAAAGCGTCCTTGATTGA
- a CDS encoding CTP synthase: protein MRTKFIFITGGVLSSLGKGLAAASIGAVLECRGLRVTNQKLDPYINVDPGTMSPFQHGEVFVTDDGAETDLDLGHYERFTSTRMGKSNNLTTGQVYFSVISKERRGDYLGKTVQVIPHITNEIKDYIRQSSEGFDVALVEIGGTVGDIESLPFLEAIRQFRNEVGRQNAIFIHLTWVPFIKTAGEVKTKPTQHSVKALREIGIQPDILLCRTEEFLSDDIKAKIALFCNVEEAAVFTAKDVSCIYEVPLIYHREGLDQKIVDLLNIWTGQPHLEAWENVVKKITSPTYEVNIAIVGKYVNLTDSYKSLNEALVHGGIGNDCQVNLRFVDSEKIEKNGLNHQLENVDGILVPGGFGNRGIEGMIQVIRYAREKKVPFFGICLGMQMAVVEYARHVCSLDKANSSEFDEVTPHPVIDLLPEQKNVKDMGASMRLGSYPCRLTGASLAHEAYGELEIGERHRHRYEFNQDYKEQLEAGGLQITGRSPDGKLVEIVEIKDHPWFLGCQFHPEFKSRPTEPHPLFRRFIEAALCYRSSRTANR from the coding sequence ATGAGAACCAAGTTCATTTTCATCACAGGCGGGGTCCTGTCATCTCTGGGGAAAGGATTGGCGGCGGCATCCATCGGAGCCGTACTGGAATGCCGGGGGTTGCGGGTGACGAACCAGAAGCTGGACCCCTACATTAACGTCGATCCCGGAACGATGAGCCCCTTTCAGCACGGGGAGGTCTTCGTCACCGACGACGGCGCCGAAACCGACCTCGATCTGGGCCATTATGAACGGTTTACCTCCACACGCATGGGGAAAAGCAACAATCTGACGACCGGACAGGTCTACTTCTCGGTCATTTCCAAGGAGCGGCGCGGGGACTATCTCGGCAAAACGGTTCAGGTCATTCCCCACATCACCAATGAGATCAAGGATTATATCCGCCAGTCATCGGAAGGCTTTGACGTCGCCCTGGTGGAGATCGGCGGAACGGTGGGCGACATCGAAAGTCTCCCCTTTCTGGAAGCCATTCGCCAGTTTCGCAACGAGGTGGGGAGACAAAACGCCATCTTCATCCACCTCACCTGGGTGCCTTTCATAAAAACCGCAGGCGAGGTCAAAACAAAGCCCACTCAGCACAGCGTCAAGGCCCTCCGGGAAATCGGTATCCAGCCGGATATCCTCCTTTGCCGGACGGAAGAATTTCTATCCGATGACATCAAGGCCAAGATCGCCCTGTTCTGCAACGTGGAGGAAGCGGCCGTGTTCACGGCCAAGGATGTAAGCTGCATCTATGAAGTTCCGTTGATCTACCATCGGGAAGGCCTCGATCAGAAAATCGTCGATCTGCTCAACATCTGGACGGGTCAGCCCCACCTGGAAGCCTGGGAAAATGTGGTGAAGAAGATCACCTCTCCAACTTACGAAGTCAACATCGCCATCGTGGGCAAGTACGTAAATCTTACCGATTCCTATAAAAGTCTCAACGAGGCCCTCGTGCACGGGGGGATCGGCAATGACTGCCAGGTCAACCTGCGCTTCGTGGATTCGGAAAAGATTGAAAAGAACGGCCTCAATCACCAGTTGGAAAATGTGGACGGAATCCTGGTCCCCGGCGGTTTCGGCAACCGGGGCATTGAGGGGATGATCCAGGTGATCCGCTATGCCCGGGAAAAGAAGGTGCCTTTTTTCGGCATCTGCCTGGGGATGCAGATGGCCGTCGTGGAATATGCCCGGCACGTCTGTTCACTGGATAAAGCCAACAGCTCGGAATTTGACGAGGTCACACCCCATCCGGTCATCGACCTGCTTCCGGAACAGAAAAACGTGAAGGATATGGGGGCTTCGATGCGACTGGGGTCCTACCCCTGCCGGCTCACCGGCGCCTCCCTGGCCCATGAGGCTTACGGCGAGTTGGAAATCGGAGAACGTCACCGCCACCGTTATGAGTTCAACCAGGATTACAAGGAACAACTTGAGGCCGGCGGCCTGCAGATCACAGGCCGTTCACCGGACGGCAAGCTGGTGGAGATTGTGGAGATCAAGGATCATCCCTGGTTTCTCGGATGCCAGTTCCACCCGGAATTCAAATCGCGGCCGACGGAGCCCCATCCCCTGTTCCGTCGTTTCATTGAGGCGGCCCTGTGCTACCGGAGTTCACGCACAGCAAACAGATAA
- a CDS encoding gluconeogenesis factor YvcK family protein: MKTSEIGQYVDQLLEMVIHQTIPKGPDRSSIFRLADEVHSSECRDKRVVIFGGGTGLSTVVGGNSRLDDWPGNPFVGLKEEFSVLDVIVCTTDDGGSTGLLLQELPMIGIGDFRKLLLSLVLRENLQRIYGLDDVLTRQIIRIIHRIFNHRFPNGFRDFRFVANPLLVVPRELRRYCPKDLASLLSSLGRYVSPGGEGPVIAPAGHCLGNLLLTAAIFQSDGEEGNSTPGMDAIEKGIDTLSQAIGVTPGCLHPATPTLGQLVLKYSNGVATRGQRKSALTRRILPIDRIFVEFCESPRVSEAVCRSIREADLIIYAPGSLYTSIMPILQIPSIVQAIRENRQALKILGANFWIQEGETDISLHSRNRGFHVSDLVEAYNRNIAGGSEGLFDVVLSANMEYIPGDVLRNYALEGKSPIYLDRSVVESLGVIPVEATIYSPERLNTASVIHHDPQKFALAVRALLVAHSRLNLKPERLTLPPLPAQSLDVPCSVSPPLCSYYKQMGLVLAEKQFSPKILRNTMQEMIWENRDIRIEHLKYFHAARVIPASRWTRSKEWDNVLGYYDPEDGILKIHKQVGNDPERIRENLLIALGESLLGRYLEGRRWVNPEEGNQWGARRYEIRLRSVENRQCFLDDGALRSYLRLARMMPSPHDPNTFGITLNDQEGFIPPGLLFGLLYAWYLNNSYGAVMEYEMSLLRWPPGKLIPYQLEERNRRQALVQFFRKVVFQHGE, from the coding sequence ATGAAGACGTCAGAAATCGGCCAATACGTTGACCAGCTTTTGGAAATGGTCATCCACCAGACGATTCCGAAGGGGCCTGATCGAAGTTCTATCTTTCGCTTGGCAGACGAGGTTCATTCCTCGGAATGCCGCGATAAACGGGTCGTGATCTTCGGAGGCGGAACGGGGCTATCCACAGTTGTCGGCGGGAACTCCCGGCTTGACGACTGGCCGGGGAACCCCTTTGTCGGGTTGAAAGAGGAATTCTCCGTCCTGGATGTCATTGTCTGCACGACGGATGACGGAGGTTCAACGGGCCTGCTCCTGCAGGAACTGCCGATGATCGGGATCGGGGACTTCCGCAAGCTTCTCCTTTCCCTGGTCCTGCGCGAAAACCTTCAAAGGATCTACGGCCTTGACGATGTTTTAACCCGGCAGATCATCCGCATTATCCACCGCATTTTCAACCACCGGTTTCCCAATGGATTCCGGGATTTTCGCTTTGTGGCCAACCCTCTTCTCGTCGTTCCCCGGGAGCTGAGAAGATACTGCCCGAAAGATCTGGCTAGCCTTTTGTCCTCCCTGGGAAGATATGTTTCCCCGGGCGGAGAAGGGCCGGTTATCGCACCGGCAGGACACTGTCTGGGAAATCTGCTGCTTACAGCAGCCATTTTCCAATCAGACGGAGAGGAAGGCAATTCCACGCCGGGCATGGATGCCATCGAGAAGGGGATTGACACGCTTTCCCAGGCCATCGGAGTAACTCCTGGCTGCCTTCATCCTGCGACTCCGACTCTTGGGCAGCTTGTATTAAAGTACAGCAACGGGGTTGCAACGCGAGGACAGAGGAAATCGGCGCTCACCCGTCGGATTCTCCCCATTGACCGGATTTTCGTCGAGTTTTGCGAAAGTCCCCGCGTAAGCGAGGCCGTCTGCAGATCCATCCGGGAGGCGGATCTCATCATTTATGCACCGGGCAGTCTTTATACGAGCATCATGCCGATCCTGCAGATTCCTTCCATCGTTCAGGCAATCCGGGAGAACAGGCAGGCGCTGAAGATTCTGGGGGCCAATTTCTGGATTCAGGAGGGAGAAACCGATATCTCCCTGCACAGCCGGAATCGCGGCTTCCATGTCTCTGACCTGGTAGAAGCTTACAATCGCAATATTGCGGGTGGTTCAGAGGGGCTATTCGATGTCGTGTTGAGCGCCAACATGGAATACATCCCGGGCGATGTGCTTCGCAATTACGCCCTGGAAGGCAAGAGTCCCATCTATCTTGACCGCAGCGTCGTGGAAAGTCTCGGAGTGATCCCTGTGGAGGCAACCATATACTCCCCGGAGCGGTTGAATACGGCCAGTGTGATTCACCACGATCCGCAGAAATTTGCCCTGGCGGTGCGAGCACTTCTGGTTGCACACTCTCGGCTCAATCTGAAACCCGAACGCCTGACCTTGCCGCCGCTCCCCGCGCAATCGCTGGATGTCCCCTGCTCCGTTTCGCCTCCTTTGTGTTCATACTATAAGCAAATGGGATTGGTGTTGGCGGAAAAGCAATTCTCTCCGAAAATTCTCCGGAACACCATGCAGGAGATGATCTGGGAGAACCGCGACATCCGCATAGAACATTTGAAATACTTCCATGCCGCGCGGGTCATTCCCGCATCCAGGTGGACCAGGAGCAAGGAGTGGGACAACGTCCTGGGATATTATGATCCGGAAGACGGCATATTGAAAATCCACAAGCAGGTGGGCAATGATCCGGAGCGTATTCGGGAAAATCTTCTCATCGCCCTGGGCGAGTCACTGCTGGGGAGGTACCTGGAAGGCCGGCGCTGGGTCAACCCCGAAGAAGGAAACCAATGGGGAGCACGGCGTTACGAAATCCGGTTGCGATCGGTAGAAAACCGCCAGTGTTTCCTTGATGACGGGGCTTTGCGGTCCTATCTGAGATTGGCTCGAATGATGCCGAGCCCCCATGACCCGAACACCTTTGGAATCACGCTCAATGACCAGGAAGGATTCATTCCCCCGGGCCTGCTTTTTGGACTCCTGTATGCGTGGTATCTGAACAATTCCTACGGCGCAGTCATGGAGTACGAAATGTCGCTGCTTCGCTGGCCGCCCGGGAAACTCATTCCCTATCAGCTGGAAGAGCGCAACCGCAGACAGGCCCTCGTCCAGTTCTTCCGTAAAGTGGTCTTCCAGCACGGAGAATAA
- a CDS encoding SIS domain-containing protein: MIISKILKHRTGIFWSLLRKTRIFFGCSPQRVPGPALIFFPVEPAVLCCGLAGILTFKGASVPPENVQEVIRQIKEGLPALKERNLQGLLCGAFPVDSYLSGSSQLDRLSNALEELKQEAAAEHLFFSKEEADGLNEQVASLRDFLSAEEFQLEHSDVAVSTQHLEIINGRLGVLKDFIWTLEKDILDNLGRIAVLCPALPGEELSREAFSKYRKLNYLLNCLDRLEVRGRDSAGIQISFTLKEEQAFEKALAFLRENSLYEDFLRRSQPGDLLNGSIGISLEPEKRGNATVAFTYKTAAIIGELGRNVRKLREAIAGDTLFPVFARFSTGFETAFAHTRWASVGSITDDNCHPINNYALAMDKAGHDTGLAIADKTYPLYGRGKWFVSVVLNGDIDNYASLRTALEAGREVIPREVTTDTKIIPLQIEKYLLEGHNLQESFRRAVSDFEGSHAIAMVSNLAPEKVFLALKGSGQTIYVGLAPDSYIFASELYGIVEGASRFVKMDGEKTSGGPDDESGQIFVLDQSGRGDLSGISASFYDGTPFPLTDRNVQKAEITTRDIDRGTYPHFFLKEITESALSVKKTLRGRYRISRGKNGAAEVVFNLGADVVPEGLKEALRKGTIRRILVIGHGTAAVAGSAVADALERYLQGAPLTVEARIASELSGFCLSDNLSDTLVVPITQSGTTTDTNRAVAMAAERGATILAVVNRRQSDITSKSHGVFYTSDGRDIEMSVASTKAFYSQIIAGHLLALFFAQILKTLPDTVIAEELAVLEQAPDAMGQVLSQKEEIRQAAERFAKRKTYWAVVGSGPNKAAADEIRIKLSELCYKTISTDIVENKKHIDLSAEPLIVVCAAGNPEAVMGDIVKDAAIFKAHKAAVVVFADADEDRFDGLADAVIRIPRAPLPLPVILNTVAGHLLGYYAALSIDADALFLKEYRSQINRIMVEQDKRKAPLYERIADRDFRRLIRDFSSQFHQRRNAGAFSFTSVKIVSDIALLLKYVVGKLPLEDYWIDFKNGDDLLSPIDLLDVSLGQAIDELSRPVDAIRHQAKTVTVGTSRKEEPLSGILFTLLKELGFSTKALVGKTIMNLNRIQEAVAEIQGYTLYGINNLDADGTPGAEATIAIVKRGGISLGITSRAETSNRLMGTKKTMARTRRIYIGRGKLDGMSIVVLPLLGEGGFIRYILLVHIVFNEVLPLKKKIDILDVKYNDILNLINEYNLPWEDSYLERIPLEILLGEAAETLVEVIRKEIEKPEKEK, from the coding sequence ATGATAATTTCTAAGATACTTAAACACCGGACTGGTATATTTTGGTCGCTGCTTCGGAAAACGCGGATCTTTTTCGGCTGTTCTCCGCAGCGGGTTCCCGGGCCGGCCCTTATTTTCTTCCCTGTCGAACCGGCTGTGCTATGCTGCGGTCTGGCCGGCATCCTGACCTTCAAAGGGGCCTCCGTGCCGCCTGAAAACGTTCAGGAGGTGATCCGGCAAATCAAGGAAGGACTTCCCGCTCTGAAAGAACGGAATCTCCAGGGTCTCCTCTGCGGAGCGTTCCCGGTGGATTCGTACCTCAGTGGAAGCTCTCAATTGGACAGGCTTTCCAACGCCCTGGAGGAGCTGAAACAGGAAGCCGCCGCGGAGCATCTCTTCTTTTCAAAAGAAGAAGCGGACGGACTGAATGAACAGGTTGCCTCCCTGCGGGACTTTCTTTCCGCAGAGGAATTTCAACTGGAACATTCCGACGTTGCCGTCAGCACTCAGCACCTGGAAATCATCAACGGCCGTCTGGGAGTGCTCAAAGACTTCATCTGGACCCTGGAAAAGGATATTCTGGACAATCTCGGACGGATCGCCGTCCTCTGTCCGGCCCTGCCTGGAGAGGAATTATCCCGGGAAGCCTTCTCCAAATACCGGAAGCTCAACTATCTCCTGAATTGCCTTGATCGTCTGGAAGTCCGGGGACGGGACTCCGCAGGCATCCAGATTTCCTTCACCCTGAAGGAGGAACAGGCCTTTGAAAAGGCACTGGCATTTCTCCGGGAAAATTCCCTTTATGAAGATTTTCTCCGTCGCAGCCAGCCGGGCGATCTGCTCAACGGCTCGATCGGGATTTCTCTCGAACCTGAAAAACGGGGTAACGCAACGGTCGCCTTTACTTACAAAACCGCGGCGATTATCGGGGAGCTGGGCCGCAATGTCCGGAAGTTGAGAGAAGCCATCGCCGGTGACACCCTGTTTCCCGTCTTTGCCCGTTTCTCGACCGGCTTTGAAACCGCTTTTGCCCACACCCGCTGGGCCTCCGTTGGCTCCATTACGGATGACAACTGTCACCCCATCAACAATTACGCCCTGGCCATGGATAAGGCCGGTCATGACACGGGTCTGGCAATCGCCGACAAGACATACCCCCTTTACGGAAGGGGCAAATGGTTTGTCTCCGTTGTCTTGAACGGGGACATTGACAATTATGCCTCCCTCCGCACCGCTCTGGAGGCGGGACGGGAGGTGATTCCCCGGGAAGTCACCACCGACACCAAGATCATTCCCCTGCAGATTGAAAAATACCTCCTGGAAGGCCACAACCTGCAGGAGTCTTTTCGCCGGGCCGTCAGCGACTTTGAAGGCTCCCACGCTATTGCCATGGTCAGCAATCTTGCTCCGGAGAAGGTTTTTCTTGCCCTGAAAGGCAGCGGTCAGACCATTTACGTCGGCCTTGCCCCGGATTCGTATATTTTTGCATCGGAATTGTACGGCATTGTGGAAGGCGCCTCCCGGTTTGTAAAAATGGATGGTGAAAAGACTTCCGGAGGCCCTGACGATGAATCAGGGCAGATCTTTGTCCTTGACCAGAGTGGGCGGGGAGACCTCTCGGGGATTTCGGCGTCTTTTTATGACGGGACCCCTTTCCCGCTGACCGATCGTAATGTCCAGAAAGCGGAAATCACAACCCGGGATATCGACCGGGGGACCTATCCTCATTTCTTTCTGAAGGAAATTACGGAATCCGCCCTTTCCGTCAAGAAGACCCTGCGGGGAAGGTACCGGATCTCCAGAGGAAAGAATGGAGCTGCGGAGGTCGTTTTCAACCTCGGAGCCGATGTGGTTCCGGAAGGGCTCAAGGAGGCTCTCAGAAAGGGAACGATCCGCCGCATTCTCGTCATCGGTCACGGCACGGCTGCGGTTGCCGGTTCCGCTGTTGCGGATGCCCTGGAGCGATACCTGCAGGGGGCACCCCTGACCGTAGAAGCCCGGATCGCCTCGGAACTGAGCGGTTTCTGCCTTTCCGACAACCTGAGCGACACACTTGTTGTGCCCATCACCCAGTCGGGAACGACCACCGACACCAACCGGGCGGTCGCCATGGCCGCGGAGCGCGGGGCAACGATTCTTGCCGTCGTTAATCGCCGCCAATCGGATATCACCTCCAAATCCCACGGGGTCTTCTATACGAGTGACGGCCGGGACATCGAAATGTCCGTGGCCTCCACCAAGGCCTTTTATTCCCAGATTATCGCCGGCCATCTCCTGGCCCTCTTCTTCGCCCAGATTCTCAAAACGCTGCCGGATACCGTCATCGCGGAGGAACTGGCCGTCCTCGAACAGGCACCGGACGCCATGGGACAGGTTCTGTCGCAAAAGGAGGAAATCCGTCAGGCCGCCGAGCGGTTCGCCAAGCGCAAGACGTACTGGGCCGTTGTCGGCAGTGGCCCAAACAAGGCCGCCGCCGATGAGATCCGCATCAAGCTCAGCGAGCTCTGTTACAAAACCATCTCCACGGACATCGTGGAAAATAAAAAGCACATCGATCTGTCGGCGGAACCCCTGATCGTTGTTTGCGCCGCCGGAAATCCCGAGGCGGTCATGGGCGACATCGTCAAGGATGCAGCCATCTTCAAGGCCCACAAGGCGGCGGTTGTTGTTTTTGCCGATGCCGATGAGGACCGCTTTGACGGTCTTGCCGACGCCGTCATCCGGATTCCCCGGGCTCCTCTACCCCTGCCGGTCATCCTCAATACCGTGGCCGGTCACCTCCTGGGCTATTACGCAGCCCTCAGCATTGACGCGGATGCCCTGTTCCTGAAAGAATACCGCAGTCAGATCAACCGGATCATGGTGGAGCAGGATAAGCGCAAGGCTCCTCTTTACGAGCGGATTGCCGACCGGGACTTCCGCCGGCTGATCCGCGATTTTTCCTCCCAGTTTCACCAGCGACGCAACGCCGGAGCCTTTTCCTTTACCAGCGTAAAAATCGTGTCGGATATCGCCCTTCTCCTGAAATACGTCGTCGGCAAACTCCCTCTGGAGGATTACTGGATCGACTTCAAGAACGGGGACGATCTCCTTTCTCCCATCGATCTGCTGGACGTTTCCCTGGGACAGGCCATTGATGAACTGTCCCGCCCCGTCGACGCCATCCGCCATCAGGCCAAGACGGTTACGGTGGGAACGAGCCGCAAGGAGGAGCCCCTCTCCGGCATCCTCTTCACTCTTCTCAAGGAGCTGGGATTCTCCACCAAGGCGCTCGTGGGCAAGACCATTATGAACCTGAACCGGATTCAGGAAGCCGTCGCGGAAATCCAGGGCTATACCCTTTACGGCATCAACAACCTGGATGCGGACGGCACCCCGGGAGCGGAAGCGACGATTGCCATTGTCAAACGGGGCGGCATCTCCCTGGGGATTACCTCTCGGGCGGAAACCTCCAACCGGCTCATGGGAACGAAGAAAACCATGGCCCGAACCCGCAGGATTTATATCGGCCGGGGGAAACTCGATGGCATGTCCATCGTCGTTCTCCCTTTGCTCGGAGAAGGAGGTTTCATCCGCTATATCCTGCTGGTGCATATCGTCTTCAACGAAGTCCTGCCATTGAAAAAGAAAATCGATATCCTGGATGTGAAGTATAATGACATCCTCAACCTGATCAATGAGTACAACCTGCCCTGGGAGGATTCTTATCTCGAGAGGATTCCTCTGGAAATCCTGCTGGGCGAAGCGGCTGAAACACTTGTGGAAGTAATCCGGAAGGAAATTGAGAAGCCGGAAAAGGAGAAGTAG
- a CDS encoding flavodoxin family protein: MKVIAFNGSARKDGNTAVLINYVLSELKKEGIETEIFNLSGRKIRGCIACKKCYETKDKRCAVKNDVLNECIEKMVEADGIILGSPAYFADVSTEMRALIDRASFVAKANGDMLRRKVGAAVVAVRRAGSTNTFTAMNNFFLISQMIIPGSNYWNMGFGVDKDDVESDSEGIGTMKLLGENMAWLLKKLKT; the protein is encoded by the coding sequence ATGAAGGTTATCGCATTCAATGGGAGTGCCCGTAAGGATGGAAACACAGCCGTCCTCATCAATTACGTGCTCAGCGAGTTGAAAAAGGAAGGCATTGAAACGGAAATCTTCAATCTCAGCGGCAGGAAAATCAGGGGGTGTATCGCCTGTAAAAAATGTTATGAAACCAAGGATAAACGATGTGCGGTCAAAAACGATGTGCTGAACGAGTGCATAGAAAAGATGGTTGAAGCCGACGGCATCATCTTGGGGTCGCCGGCCTATTTCGCCGACGTAAGTACTGAAATGAGGGCGTTGATTGATCGTGCCAGCTTTGTTGCCAAGGCAAACGGAGATATGCTCCGGCGCAAAGTGGGCGCAGCTGTGGTAGCCGTCCGTCGGGCCGGCAGTACCAATACCTTTACGGCCATGAACAATTTTTTCCTGATCAGTCAGATGATCATTCCGGGTTCCAACTACTGGAACATGGGGTTTGGTGTGGACAAAGACGATGTGGAATCGGATTCGGAAGGGATCGGTACGATGAAGCTACTGGGTGAAAACATGGCCTGGCTGTTAAAAAAACTGAAGACATAA
- a CDS encoding UDP-N-acetylglucosamine pyrophosphorylase, whose translation MNLNPRCHDKVISLIHKGVDIPNPLTMDIGDEVNVDQISGKGVILYPGCRIYGNETVISAGCRIGYEGSVTLDKCQLGPNVELKGGYFNRSVFLEKANMGSGAQVREGCILEEEANGAHCVGLKQTILFPFVTLGSLINFCDCLMAGGTSRKDHSEVGSSYVHFNFTPDGDKTTASLFGDVPRGVMLNQPPIFLGGQGGAVGPCRIGYGNIVAANAVLRRDVLEDNRLIVEKAPSAKIAPFVPRAYPNFRRIVENNLIYLANLKALEEWYIFVRRPFFEDQEFGRLIFSGLLNKLALAKKERIKRLQVLAEKAESSSGQDAVGMAGPGRAEFFERFAEIEALFASTQRDNAAEKNREDFLSAFEKAKGETRAGYLTVIQNLSTDVSSKGTRWLQRMVDALCEKTKEIVPSLNLFHI comes from the coding sequence ATGAACTTAAACCCGCGTTGTCATGACAAAGTGATTTCGCTGATTCATAAAGGCGTTGATATTCCCAATCCCTTGACCATGGATATCGGTGATGAGGTAAACGTTGATCAGATCTCCGGAAAGGGTGTCATCCTCTATCCCGGATGCAGGATCTACGGCAATGAGACGGTCATATCGGCCGGATGCCGGATCGGCTATGAAGGCTCGGTCACCCTGGATAAATGCCAGCTGGGACCCAATGTCGAACTGAAAGGCGGATATTTCAACCGGTCCGTCTTTCTGGAAAAGGCAAACATGGGATCCGGGGCACAGGTGCGTGAAGGCTGTATCCTCGAAGAGGAAGCTAACGGCGCCCACTGTGTCGGTCTCAAACAGACCATCCTCTTTCCTTTCGTTACGCTGGGCAGTCTGATCAATTTTTGTGATTGCCTGATGGCCGGCGGGACGAGCCGGAAGGATCACAGCGAGGTGGGAAGTTCTTATGTGCATTTTAACTTTACACCGGACGGAGACAAAACCACGGCATCCCTGTTCGGTGATGTTCCGCGGGGCGTCATGCTTAATCAGCCACCCATTTTTCTCGGCGGCCAGGGCGGCGCTGTGGGTCCCTGCCGGATCGGATACGGCAATATTGTTGCCGCCAACGCTGTGCTGAGGAGGGATGTCCTGGAGGACAACAGACTGATTGTTGAAAAGGCGCCATCCGCAAAGATCGCTCCTTTCGTGCCCAGGGCCTATCCGAACTTCCGCCGGATCGTGGAAAACAATTTGATCTACCTTGCAAATCTCAAGGCCCTCGAAGAATGGTATATTTTTGTGCGTCGTCCTTTTTTTGAGGACCAGGAATTCGGTCGGCTGATTTTTTCCGGGCTGCTGAATAAGCTGGCCCTTGCAAAAAAAGAGCGGATCAAGCGCTTACAGGTATTGGCTGAAAAAGCCGAGTCATCTTCCGGGCAGGATGCAGTGGGAATGGCAGGCCCCGGGAGAGCCGAATTTTTCGAGAGATTCGCAGAAATAGAAGCCCTCTTTGCTTCAACACAAAGAGATAATGCTGCGGAAAAAAATCGGGAAGATTTTCTTTCTGCCTTTGAAAAGGCGAAAGGTGAAACAAGGGCCGGTTATTTAACCGTCATTCAGAACCTTTCCACAGACGTCTCCAGCAAGGGGACCAGATGGCTTCAAAGGATGGTCGATGCCCTTTGTGAAAAGACGAAAGAAATCGTTCCATCGTTGAACTTATTTCATATATAA